Proteins encoded by one window of Streptomyces sp. LX-29:
- a CDS encoding ferrochelatase yields MSAQPQRQAPADPAQGPVDGTPYDALLLLSFGGPEGPEDVVPFLENVTRGRGIPRERLKEVGRHYFLFGGVSPINAQNRELLQALRKDFADRGLDLPVYWGNRNWAPYLTDVLREMVHDGRRRILVLATSAYASYSGCRQYRENLADALAALEAEGLPLPRVDKLRHYFNHPGFVRPMVDATLAALAELPEERRAGAHLAFTTHSIPTAAADTSGPVKGHGAGGAYVAQHLDVARLIAEAVREETGVAHPWRLVYQSRSGAPHIPWLEPDICDHLEELHGVGVPAAVMVPIGFVSDHMEVRYDLDTEATAKAAELGLPVSRAATVGSDPRFSAAVAELVLERAAAERGRPVDRCALGALGPGHDLCPVGCCPARTPRPAAAGADSPYA; encoded by the coding sequence ATGTCCGCCCAGCCACAACGCCAGGCGCCCGCCGACCCCGCCCAGGGCCCGGTCGACGGCACGCCGTACGACGCCCTGCTGCTGCTCTCCTTCGGTGGCCCGGAGGGGCCGGAAGACGTCGTTCCGTTCCTGGAGAACGTCACGCGCGGCCGCGGCATCCCGCGCGAGCGGCTCAAGGAGGTCGGCCGGCACTACTTCCTGTTCGGCGGCGTCTCCCCGATCAACGCGCAGAACCGGGAGCTGCTCCAGGCGCTCCGCAAGGACTTCGCGGACCGCGGCCTGGACCTGCCGGTCTACTGGGGCAACCGCAACTGGGCGCCGTACCTGACCGATGTGCTGCGCGAGATGGTCCACGACGGCCGGCGTCGCATCCTGGTGCTGGCCACCAGCGCCTACGCCTCGTACTCCGGCTGCCGCCAGTACCGGGAGAACCTGGCCGACGCGCTGGCCGCGCTGGAGGCCGAGGGGCTGCCGCTGCCGCGCGTGGACAAGCTGCGCCACTACTTCAACCACCCCGGCTTCGTGCGCCCCATGGTGGACGCCACGCTGGCCGCGCTGGCCGAGCTGCCCGAAGAGCGGCGGGCCGGCGCCCACCTGGCCTTCACCACGCACTCCATCCCGACCGCCGCCGCCGACACCTCCGGCCCGGTGAAGGGCCACGGCGCCGGCGGCGCCTACGTGGCCCAGCACCTGGACGTGGCACGGCTGATCGCGGAGGCCGTGCGCGAGGAGACCGGCGTGGCGCACCCCTGGCGGCTGGTCTACCAGTCCCGCAGCGGAGCCCCGCACATCCCCTGGCTGGAGCCGGACATCTGCGACCACCTGGAGGAGCTGCACGGCGTCGGCGTCCCGGCCGCCGTGATGGTCCCCATCGGCTTCGTCTCGGACCACATGGAGGTCCGGTACGACCTCGACACCGAGGCCACCGCCAAGGCCGCCGAGCTGGGCCTGCCGGTCAGCCGCGCCGCCACCGTCGGCTCCGACCCGCGCTTCTCCGCGGCCGTGGCCGAGCTGGTGCTGGAGCGCGCCGCCGCCGAGCGCGGCCGCCCGGTGGACCGCTGCGCCCTCGGCGCCCTCGGCCCCGGCCACGACCTGTGCCCGGTGGGCTGCTGCCCCGCCCGCACCCCCCGTCCCGCCGCCGCCGGGGCCGACAGCCCGTACGCCTG
- a CDS encoding MFS transporter, with protein sequence MPSPYRVIFARPGTKAFSAAGSLGRMTLSMMGIGVVTMVSQLTGRYGLAGAVAATLALSAAVIGPQISRLVDRHGQRRVLRPATLFSAVAVTGLLVSAHERWPDWTLFVFAAAVGCVPSIGSMVRARWAEILKDAPRELHTAYAFESVVDEACFIVGPILSIGLCTAWFPEAGPLVAALCLVVSVLWLTAQRATEPEPHPRDKQTGGSVLRSPGLRVLVAAFVATGAIFGVVDVVTVAFAEEEGHKAAASLVLAVYATGSCLAGVVFGLLHLKGSASRRWLLGMCAMAVSMIPLQLVGSLPLLAVALFVAGLAIAPTMVTTMALIGQHVPRANLTEGMTWVSTGLAVGIAIGSSAAGVVVDEAGARAGYLVAAAAGALAAAVAFLGYRWLRPAPQREGSDGHERDGDHGQDREDRAERREDRAEQRHMA encoded by the coding sequence GTGCCCAGTCCCTATCGTGTGATCTTCGCCCGTCCGGGCACCAAGGCGTTCTCCGCCGCCGGCTCCCTCGGCCGGATGACGCTGTCGATGATGGGCATCGGCGTGGTCACGATGGTCTCCCAGCTGACCGGGCGCTACGGCCTTGCCGGCGCCGTCGCGGCCACCCTCGCGCTCTCCGCCGCCGTCATCGGCCCGCAGATATCCCGGCTGGTGGACCGGCACGGGCAGCGCCGGGTGCTGCGCCCGGCCACCCTCTTCTCCGCCGTCGCCGTGACCGGCCTGCTGGTCAGCGCGCACGAGCGGTGGCCGGACTGGACGCTCTTCGTCTTCGCGGCGGCGGTGGGCTGTGTGCCGAGCATCGGCTCGATGGTCCGGGCCCGCTGGGCGGAGATCCTCAAGGACGCGCCCCGCGAGCTGCACACCGCCTACGCCTTCGAGTCGGTCGTCGACGAGGCCTGCTTCATCGTCGGCCCGATCCTCTCCATCGGCCTGTGCACCGCCTGGTTCCCCGAGGCGGGCCCGCTGGTGGCCGCCCTGTGCCTGGTGGTCAGCGTGCTGTGGCTCACCGCCCAGCGCGCCACCGAGCCCGAGCCGCACCCGCGCGACAAGCAGACCGGGGGTTCGGTGCTGCGCTCGCCGGGGCTGCGGGTGCTGGTGGCGGCCTTCGTCGCGACCGGCGCGATCTTCGGCGTGGTGGACGTGGTGACCGTGGCCTTCGCCGAGGAGGAGGGCCACAAGGCCGCCGCGAGCCTGGTGCTCGCGGTCTACGCGACCGGCTCCTGCCTGGCCGGCGTGGTCTTCGGGCTGCTGCACCTGAAGGGCTCGGCCTCGCGCCGCTGGCTGCTGGGCATGTGCGCCATGGCCGTGAGTATGATCCCCCTCCAACTGGTCGGGAGCCTGCCGCTCCTGGCCGTGGCGCTCTTCGTCGCGGGCCTGGCCATCGCGCCGACGATGGTCACCACCATGGCCCTGATCGGGCAGCACGTACCGCGCGCCAACCTGACCGAGGGCATGACCTGGGTGAGCACCGGGCTCGCGGTCGGGATCGCGATCGGCTCCTCGGCCGCCGGGGTGGTGGTCGACGAGGCCGGCGCCCGGGCGGGGTACCTGGTGGCGGCGGCGGCCGGGGCGCTCGCGGCGGCGGTGGCGTTCCTCGGGTACCGCTGGCTGCGGCCGGCGCCACAGCGGGAGGGATCTGACGGGCATGAGCGCGACGGGGACCACGGGCAGGACCGGGAAGACCGCGCGGAGCGGCGCGAGGACCGCGCGGAACAGCGACACATGGCGTAA
- a CDS encoding D-arabinono-1,4-lactone oxidase, with translation MSATGTTGRTGKTARSGARTARNSDTWRNWAGNVTASPSGVATPASTEELAAVVRAAAREGVPVKAVGTGHSFTAVAATDGLLVRPDRLVGLRALDRAAGTVTVAAGTPLWQLNETLSVHGLSLTNMGDIMAQTVAGAVSTGTHGTGRESASLAAQIAALELVTADGSVVRCAPGGPPEEEALFTAARLGLGALGVISAVTFRVEPEFLLTAREEPMTLDRVLGDFEQLVLENEHFEFYWFPHTRHCNTKRNNRSQGPAAPLGRFGGWVEDELLSNGAFQALCSMGRAVPTAVPGLARIAGGALSARTYTDIPYKVFTSPRRVRFLEMEYAVERAAAPEVLRELEAVVERSGFAVSFPVEVRTAPADDIPLSTASGRDTAYIAVHMYRGTPHREYFAAVERIMVAYGGRPHWGKLHGRDAGYLTDAYPRFGEFTAVRDRWDPDRVFGNDYLRRVLGD, from the coding sequence ATGAGCGCGACGGGGACCACGGGCAGGACCGGGAAGACCGCGCGGAGCGGCGCGAGGACCGCGCGGAACAGCGACACATGGCGTAACTGGGCGGGGAACGTCACCGCGAGCCCGTCCGGGGTCGCGACACCCGCCTCCACCGAGGAGCTGGCGGCCGTCGTCCGCGCGGCCGCGCGGGAGGGCGTTCCGGTGAAGGCCGTGGGCACCGGCCACTCCTTCACCGCCGTGGCCGCCACCGACGGCCTGCTGGTCCGCCCCGACCGGCTGGTCGGCTTACGGGCCCTGGACCGGGCGGCCGGAACGGTGACCGTCGCCGCCGGCACCCCGCTGTGGCAGCTGAACGAGACCCTGTCCGTACACGGTCTGTCGCTGACCAACATGGGCGACATCATGGCCCAGACGGTGGCCGGCGCGGTGAGCACCGGAACGCACGGCACCGGCCGGGAGAGCGCCTCGCTCGCCGCCCAGATCGCCGCCCTGGAGCTGGTGACGGCCGACGGCTCGGTGGTGCGGTGCGCGCCGGGCGGCCCGCCCGAGGAGGAGGCGCTCTTCACGGCGGCGCGGTTGGGTCTGGGCGCGCTGGGCGTCATCAGCGCGGTCACCTTCCGGGTGGAGCCCGAATTCCTGCTGACCGCGCGGGAGGAGCCGATGACGCTCGACCGGGTGCTCGGCGACTTCGAGCAACTCGTCTTGGAGAACGAGCACTTCGAGTTCTACTGGTTCCCTCACACCCGCCACTGCAACACCAAGCGCAACAACCGCAGCCAAGGCCCCGCCGCCCCCCTCGGTCGGTTCGGCGGCTGGGTCGAGGACGAGCTGCTCTCCAACGGGGCGTTCCAGGCACTGTGTTCGATGGGTCGCGCCGTCCCCACCGCCGTCCCCGGCCTCGCCCGGATCGCCGGCGGCGCGCTGTCGGCCCGTACGTACACCGACATCCCGTACAAGGTCTTCACCAGCCCGCGCCGGGTGCGCTTCCTGGAGATGGAGTACGCGGTGGAGCGGGCGGCCGCGCCGGAGGTGCTGCGCGAGTTGGAGGCGGTCGTCGAGCGCTCGGGGTTCGCGGTCAGCTTCCCGGTGGAGGTGCGGACCGCGCCGGCCGACGACATCCCGCTGTCCACCGCCTCCGGTCGGGACACCGCGTACATCGCCGTGCACATGTACCGCGGCACCCCGCACCGGGAGTACTTCGCCGCCGTCGAGCGGATCATGGTCGCGTACGGCGGACGGCCGCACTGGGGCAAGCTGCACGGCCGTGACGCCGGATACCT